The Thalassotalea psychrophila genome window below encodes:
- the pdsR gene encoding proteobacterial dedicated sortase system response regulator, with translation MMSKRIAIVEDDEAIRENYADALRKQGFVVQTYKNKQTAIDAFELSLPHLAILDIGLEDEYDGGFDLCRYLRDKSETLPIIFLTARDSDADLISGLRLGANDYVSKTMSFANLSARIHAILNYLKFIDKPIIENKVDRGELCINKDRLSIHWQDKLINTTITEFWMVYSLALNPGHVKNKEQLMTDANIVVDDNTVTAHIKRIRKKFASQDSTFNCIDTVYGMGYRWHDGK, from the coding sequence ATGATGAGCAAACGAATTGCAATTGTTGAAGATGATGAAGCGATCAGAGAAAATTATGCCGACGCTTTGCGTAAACAAGGCTTTGTGGTGCAAACCTATAAAAACAAGCAAACAGCTATCGATGCGTTTGAATTATCGCTGCCGCATTTAGCCATTTTAGATATAGGGTTGGAAGATGAATATGATGGTGGTTTTGATTTATGTCGCTATCTGCGTGATAAGTCTGAAACGTTGCCGATTATATTTTTAACCGCTCGAGATTCAGATGCAGACTTAATTAGTGGCTTACGTTTAGGCGCTAATGACTATGTAAGTAAAACAATGAGCTTTGCCAATTTAAGTGCCCGTATACATGCTATTTTGAATTACCTCAAATTTATCGATAAGCCGATAATCGAAAATAAAGTAGACCGCGGCGAGCTCTGTATCAATAAAGATAGATTAAGCATTCATTGGCAAGACAAATTAATAAACACCACCATTACTGAATTTTGGATGGTTTACTCTTTAGCTTTAAATCCAGGACATGTAAAAAATAAAGAGCAGCTAATGACAGACGCCAATATAGTCGTTGATGACAACACAGTTACCGCTCACATCAAGCGCATTCGTAAAAAGTTTGCCTCACAAGATAGCACCTTCAATTGTATCGATACAGTATACGGTATGGGGTACCGCTGGCATGATGGGAAATAA
- a CDS encoding SOS response-associated peptidase, with protein sequence MCGRFSVNKQQIESWVTSNLLSPFACADNSDLCPSQSVSTIIETGGELAQQDTLWGIKPAWANKLLINGQAESITEKPTFKQAFKKQRCLIPFSTWFEWKTDEQGKKQKYQFANNTTTPLLMAGIYYQAKDGDKPLLVTLTTESTEQCSQYHSRMPLIIAPNSVNEWFSDDIELVAPLLATIEQPFQITAA encoded by the coding sequence ATGTGTGGACGATTTTCAGTAAATAAACAGCAAATAGAGTCATGGGTGACCAGCAATTTACTCAGTCCATTTGCGTGTGCTGATAATAGTGACTTATGCCCTAGCCAATCGGTAAGTACTATAATAGAGACAGGTGGAGAACTTGCCCAGCAAGATACTTTGTGGGGGATAAAGCCAGCATGGGCAAATAAGTTGTTAATTAACGGACAAGCTGAAAGCATTACTGAAAAACCAACCTTTAAGCAGGCTTTTAAAAAGCAGCGCTGCCTCATTCCATTTTCAACTTGGTTCGAATGGAAAACTGATGAGCAGGGAAAAAAACAGAAATATCAGTTTGCTAATAACACCACAACGCCATTATTGATGGCAGGGATTTATTATCAAGCTAAAGATGGTGATAAGCCTTTGCTGGTCACGTTAACCACCGAGTCTACCGAGCAATGCTCTCAATATCACAGCAGAATGCCACTAATAATTGCACCGAACTCTGTAAATGAATGGTTTAGTGATGATATAGAATTAGTTGCACCATTGCTGGCAACGATAGAGCAACCTTTCCAAATAACAGCGGCTTAA
- a CDS encoding marine proteobacterial sortase target protein — MTPKPLLKYYLTSTALWLTYLVVGSMLVSCFVVYASANTTANSSSTQYSEKIDYSAVESGSLFLKSEQGVVYSLVTDSDYQIDVNAMMARVVVTQSFINTSNDWVEGIYVFPLTEGAAVDDMEMWIGERFIKAEIQERKQAKKTYDVAKKAGKKASLVEQERPNMFTTSVANIPPGEIIKIKISYLQQVPLLANTFSLRLPLTITPRYIPKEYTEKKLKYEQQQTAKQLEQQTQPIDIKQGLGWSVNTFTVPDTSRITPLQVPEHLGQKASISINLDVGLPLSEVNSDYHQINHSEKEQTHKISLTNSCIVMNRDFVLNWTIKESSRPQAAYFKESKGGYDYGLFMITPPTALKTSITIPKEMIYIIDTSGSMGGVAIKQAKQALNFAVKQLTPTDRFNIIEFNSTYTTLFNQSEFASKSSVNRAINWISSLQANGGTEMVGALKAATGVSSDSGYIRQIVFITDGSVGNEEQLFRIIRSKLYDSRLHTVGIGSAPNSHFMERAAELGRGSFSYVGNVGEVKQKMNALFNRIAQPMLTDININWPSEQVELLPNKIPDLYATEPLIISARWPSNSLLNNTAPMTVSGEINQQLWLQDMPVNSAMKQSGIATWWARQKIKHLTYELYDSNDRAEKQQYIDKITKIAINNRLLSKYTSFVAVEKTPSRKLADILKKRPVPNAMPKGSTQKIPLAQTATNANALFKVGVLMLLITGLCMLATCSRRQYHKLVLSNYKLNNKLTIKE; from the coding sequence ATGACACCTAAACCCTTATTGAAATATTATTTAACTAGCACGGCGCTCTGGCTTACTTATCTTGTTGTCGGCTCGATGCTGGTCAGCTGCTTTGTTGTTTATGCAAGCGCTAATACCACTGCAAACTCAAGTTCTACACAATACTCAGAAAAAATTGATTATAGCGCTGTTGAATCTGGTAGTTTGTTTCTTAAAAGCGAGCAGGGAGTAGTGTACTCTTTAGTTACTGATAGTGATTATCAAATTGATGTTAATGCCATGATGGCAAGAGTGGTTGTTACTCAAAGCTTTATCAATACGTCAAATGATTGGGTAGAAGGAATTTATGTGTTTCCTTTAACTGAAGGTGCTGCCGTTGATGATATGGAAATGTGGATAGGCGAGCGGTTTATTAAAGCCGAAATTCAAGAGCGTAAACAGGCAAAGAAAACCTACGATGTAGCAAAAAAGGCAGGTAAAAAAGCCAGTTTGGTTGAGCAGGAACGGCCGAATATGTTTACTACCTCAGTGGCAAACATTCCCCCCGGTGAAATAATTAAAATTAAAATTAGTTATTTGCAACAGGTACCATTGCTTGCCAATACTTTTAGTTTACGTTTGCCATTAACGATAACGCCAAGGTACATTCCAAAAGAGTACACTGAAAAAAAACTAAAATATGAACAACAGCAAACAGCAAAGCAATTAGAGCAACAAACTCAACCAATAGATATAAAACAAGGCTTAGGTTGGTCTGTTAATACTTTTACCGTACCTGATACATCGCGAATTACGCCTTTGCAAGTACCTGAACATTTAGGTCAAAAAGCATCTATATCAATTAATTTAGATGTTGGTTTGCCCTTGTCTGAAGTTAACAGCGATTATCATCAAATAAATCATTCTGAAAAAGAGCAAACTCATAAAATTTCACTTACCAATTCCTGCATTGTTATGAATCGTGATTTTGTCCTAAATTGGACGATAAAGGAAAGCTCCAGGCCACAAGCTGCATACTTTAAAGAAAGCAAAGGCGGCTATGATTATGGTCTATTTATGATCACCCCACCAACAGCACTGAAAACTAGCATTACTATCCCAAAAGAAATGATCTACATCATCGATACATCAGGCTCAATGGGCGGTGTTGCAATTAAACAAGCTAAGCAAGCATTAAATTTTGCCGTTAAGCAACTAACGCCTACTGATAGATTCAATATCATTGAATTTAATTCAACTTATACAACGCTGTTTAATCAATCAGAATTTGCCTCAAAGAGCTCTGTGAATAGAGCTATTAATTGGATAAGTAGTTTACAAGCCAATGGAGGCACTGAAATGGTAGGCGCATTAAAAGCCGCTACAGGTGTATCTTCTGATTCTGGCTATATTAGACAAATAGTATTTATTACCGATGGTAGTGTTGGTAATGAAGAGCAGTTATTTCGTATCATAAGATCGAAGCTTTATGATTCTAGGTTGCATACTGTAGGGATCGGTAGTGCGCCGAATAGCCATTTTATGGAACGCGCAGCTGAACTTGGACGTGGGTCTTTTAGTTATGTTGGCAATGTTGGTGAAGTTAAGCAAAAAATGAATGCTCTATTTAATCGCATTGCTCAACCAATGCTGACTGATATAAACATTAACTGGCCAAGTGAGCAGGTTGAATTATTACCTAATAAAATTCCTGACTTATACGCAACAGAGCCTCTTATTATCAGTGCCCGTTGGCCGTCAAATTCTTTGTTGAATAACACTGCACCAATGACCGTGAGCGGTGAAATTAATCAGCAACTTTGGTTGCAAGACATGCCTGTTAATAGTGCTATGAAGCAATCCGGAATAGCCACTTGGTGGGCAAGACAAAAAATTAAACACCTTACTTATGAGCTATACGACAGCAATGACAGAGCAGAAAAACAGCAATACATTGATAAGATCACAAAAATAGCAATTAATAACCGTTTGCTATCAAAATACACAAGTTTCGTTGCCGTTGAAAAAACGCCAAGTAGAAAGCTTGCTGACATATTGAAAAAACGTCCTGTACCTAATGCCATGCCAAAAGGTTCAACTCAAAAAATTCCATTGGCCCAAACCGCAACCAATGCCAATGCATTATTCAAGGTTGGAGTATTAATGCTGTTAATCACTGGTCTGTGTATGTTGGCAACTTGCTCTAGAAGGCAATATCATAAATTAGTCCTAAGCAATTATAAGCTTAATAACAAACTGACAATAAAGGAATAA
- a CDS encoding GAF domain-containing protein: MRLFDILGVLYEPINTLDNHDHLLTYIEPELNADGTCPIYKVAGNTYDLMQYIDSAEQKANLLDLLARLNRLVRWIHIKSDVLWFGIYLRHGDKLVKYVYNGEMSKAEFEISEEHLEKSINTRVIMEKQQYYIPDVDTHDGPYYRCDAKVKSELCCPIFGPDGDVIGIFDSEDHRKNFFDDKIDFIGNKVKRAIEIFLEDHPYMTHSKEFSIEQDDYSKEIKAN; this comes from the coding sequence ATGCGATTATTTGACATATTAGGGGTTCTTTATGAGCCAATTAACACCCTTGATAACCATGATCATTTGTTAACTTATATTGAGCCTGAGTTAAACGCAGACGGTACTTGTCCAATCTATAAGGTTGCAGGAAATACCTATGACTTAATGCAATATATTGATAGCGCTGAACAGAAAGCTAATTTGTTAGATTTACTGGCTCGTTTAAACCGTTTGGTGCGCTGGATCCACATTAAATCTGATGTATTGTGGTTTGGTATTTACCTTCGCCATGGCGACAAGTTGGTTAAGTACGTTTACAACGGTGAAATGAGTAAAGCTGAATTTGAGATCTCAGAAGAGCACTTAGAAAAGTCGATTAATACTCGTGTGATCATGGAAAAACAGCAATATTATATTCCAGATGTTGATACCCACGACGGTCCATATTATCGTTGTGATGCGAAAGTTAAATCGGAGCTTTGTTGCCCTATATTTGGACCAGACGGTGATGTAATTGGTATTTTTGATTCTGAAGATCATCGTAAAAATTTCTTTGATGACAAAATTGATTTTATCGGTAATAAAGTAAAACGTGCCATTGAGATCTTTTTAGAAGACCATCCTTACATGACCCATTCTAAAGAATTTTCTATTGAGCAAGACGACTACTCAAAAGAAATAAAAGCAAACTAA
- a CDS encoding MFS transporter: MKQQINNKFSIKESAGYACGDVASNFYWRVFDVFLFIFYTDVFGLSAGAVGTMMLVTRLIDAFSDPLMGAVADRTKTRWGKFRPYLLWGIIPIVAAGVLTFTVPDLDDSGKLAWAYCTYIFMMLAYTFINVPYGALLGVITGDSQQRTLLTSFRFIGAFSGGSLVAYLTPELVNYYGGADQVLGWQLTMLTYGVVAAALFFISFISTTERIQPVAEKSAPVLQDIKDLFNNKPWLILFSLALIIMMTITLRGSSGTFYFKYFVEREDLIGSFSLAYMLSLGVGAASTPILTKFFDKKTLLFILMIAVTVLSALFYFVQKDQLWLIFSLQIAIGFCLGPKSPLVFSMYADTADFSEWKTGRRATAMIFSAAAFAQKLGGALAGAMMGWLLASLGYVANQAQSLESQHGIVLLMTLLPAIFALISVFVIRLYPLNDNKIIDIQGQLNDQKQETISNEQA, translated from the coding sequence ATGAAACAACAAATAAATAATAAATTTTCAATAAAAGAAAGTGCGGGTTATGCCTGCGGAGATGTCGCTTCAAATTTCTATTGGCGCGTATTTGACGTATTTCTTTTCATTTTTTATACCGATGTATTTGGGTTATCTGCAGGTGCTGTAGGAACCATGATGCTGGTTACTCGCTTAATTGATGCCTTTTCTGATCCGCTAATGGGCGCAGTTGCTGATAGAACAAAAACTCGCTGGGGAAAGTTCAGACCTTACTTGCTTTGGGGGATTATTCCGATAGTTGCTGCCGGCGTATTAACTTTTACGGTACCTGATCTTGATGATAGTGGTAAGTTGGCTTGGGCATACTGTACCTATATATTTATGATGCTGGCATATACCTTTATTAATGTGCCCTATGGAGCATTACTTGGCGTTATTACTGGTGATAGCCAACAGCGTACCTTATTAACTAGTTTTCGTTTTATTGGCGCTTTTTCTGGAGGAAGCTTAGTTGCTTATTTAACACCTGAATTGGTGAATTATTATGGTGGGGCTGATCAAGTATTAGGTTGGCAATTAACTATGCTGACCTATGGGGTTGTCGCCGCAGCACTATTTTTTATTAGCTTTATTTCTACCACCGAACGCATTCAACCTGTAGCCGAGAAGAGTGCCCCCGTTCTGCAAGACATTAAAGATTTATTTAACAATAAACCTTGGCTAATACTGTTTTCTTTAGCATTGATTATCATGATGACCATCACTTTACGGGGCAGTTCAGGCACCTTTTATTTTAAGTATTTTGTTGAGCGAGAGGACTTAATTGGCAGTTTTAGCTTAGCTTATATGCTGTCTTTAGGTGTTGGGGCGGCGAGTACGCCAATACTGACAAAATTCTTTGATAAAAAAACATTATTGTTCATTTTAATGATCGCTGTAACGGTATTGTCGGCGTTATTTTATTTTGTTCAAAAAGACCAACTTTGGCTTATCTTTTCATTACAAATAGCCATTGGCTTTTGTCTAGGGCCTAAGTCGCCATTAGTCTTTTCTATGTATGCTGATACAGCAGATTTTTCAGAGTGGAAAACTGGCAGGCGAGCAACGGCAATGATTTTCTCTGCAGCGGCATTCGCGCAAAAATTAGGAGGAGCGTTAGCCGGCGCTATGATGGGTTGGTTACTTGCAAGTTTAGGTTATGTAGCTAATCAAGCTCAAAGCTTGGAGTCACAACACGGCATTGTATTGTTAATGACACTTCTACCTGCCATTTTTGCATTAATTTCAGTATTTGTGATCCGGCTCTATCCATTAAATGATAACAAAATTATAGATATCCAAGGTCAGCTGAATGATCAAAAACAAGAGACTATCAGCAATGAACAAGCCTAA
- the pdsO gene encoding sortase-associated OmpA-like protein PdsO, translated as MKKTMTAIALSSLILTTSLIAPQAYAEEKNIIEHIEEIPTEEKVGVSIGAIIGGIFGGPPGAFITAIAGDFIAKNMLAEEEISALEIQVEKQQLNATNAKHKHNGEMKNLEMQYQQEVMNIANSYENSEKAQVENILVSLMFRTGSSVIEPHYEQQVKALAQVLQRSPHLNIDLSGYTDKQGDEQLNLQLAEQRIASVKQLLLDEGIGEQRIFTNAFGEMAPVDETIASEVNYFDRRVVMKLKVDSEEVAKQANL; from the coding sequence ATGAAAAAGACAATGACAGCAATAGCACTTAGCTCGCTAATACTCACAACCTCTTTGATTGCTCCACAAGCGTATGCAGAAGAAAAAAACATTATTGAGCATATTGAAGAAATCCCAACAGAAGAAAAAGTAGGGGTAAGTATTGGCGCAATTATCGGTGGGATATTTGGCGGACCTCCTGGGGCATTCATTACAGCTATTGCCGGCGATTTTATTGCTAAAAACATGCTGGCAGAAGAGGAAATAAGCGCTCTTGAAATACAAGTTGAAAAACAACAGCTTAATGCCACCAATGCAAAGCATAAGCATAATGGTGAAATGAAAAACCTTGAAATGCAATATCAACAAGAAGTAATGAATATTGCCAACAGCTATGAAAACAGTGAAAAAGCGCAAGTAGAAAACATATTAGTTAGCTTAATGTTTAGAACAGGCTCAAGCGTAATTGAACCTCATTATGAACAGCAGGTAAAAGCATTAGCGCAAGTTTTACAACGTTCACCACACTTAAATATCGACTTGTCTGGCTATACCGACAAACAAGGTGATGAACAACTAAACCTTCAATTAGCTGAGCAACGTATTGCCAGCGTTAAGCAGTTATTACTTGATGAAGGCATAGGCGAACAGCGTATATTTACTAATGCCTTTGGTGAAATGGCCCCCGTTGATGAAACCATCGCCTCTGAAGTGAATTACTTTGACCGACGTGTAGTAATGAAATTAAAAGTAGATAGTGAGGAGGTGGCCAAACAAGCAAATTTGTAA
- the pdsS gene encoding proteobacterial dedicated sortase system histidine kinase — MRLSITIKLMFFASFLLAIPMIGYNYIWDMEKHLRKGQEQTLMNNAKALATALHERENLFNNQASYKDALVKGKDFFPSEITKAIKLDGLENDWLEHANSKSINRYNHLNQINSTLSEAEVSLNFSSQIGRYKDYVYAILTVTDDKVLFRPQNALSVIENDHIEIATLDQNQEFSRYVISNHSPGWVSAFKMPKADVDTPPQNETAIQGQWQLTKDGYIVELRIKKALLGEKVGFSITDVDSFKKPIQKVVIGTADTQNSNDLGTLTVPSPKIESIIKAMGRSHSKISVVDKHQQLLTEHGDIQNAAGDWSDNNFYLEKDTWFSQIRDLIINPFYQYFLTKPPKIFTIEQFENRRHKNRHVQTAIDTGKLTSMWWTTNDNKAVILSAAHPIYVDNQVKGAVIVEETTHGIRSIRNKAVEGILLTSIFIYLSVAALFLYTLRLSFRIRKLRNQTEAVVDEQGKIKSNLPSTKINDEIGDLSKSFTNIISQLGQYNNYLQNMSSRLSHELKTPISVVRSSLEMMENQQLPQDSQVYMKRAKDGINRLNSMLMAMSEATHLEQALATSERGEFDLAALVEGCSQSYQQIYQQQQFNINITNKPIFINGCDEHIAQLFDKLISNAVEFSNNGDDIKVNLALENSKKQVMLSIENKGTLLPEKMQANIFDAMVSVRTEEQKKQPHLGIGLYICKLISDYHNGTIIAENLSDKSGVRFILTLPVARLT; from the coding sequence TTGCGCTTAAGCATCACCATAAAGTTAATGTTTTTTGCCAGTTTTTTACTGGCTATTCCAATGATAGGTTACAACTATATTTGGGATATGGAAAAACACTTGCGCAAAGGTCAAGAACAAACCTTAATGAACAATGCTAAGGCACTGGCAACAGCATTACATGAGCGCGAGAATTTATTTAATAATCAGGCCAGCTATAAAGATGCCTTGGTTAAAGGCAAAGATTTTTTTCCAAGTGAAATTACTAAAGCAATAAAGCTGGATGGGCTTGAAAATGACTGGCTCGAACACGCTAATAGCAAAAGCATTAACCGTTATAACCACCTTAACCAAATTAACTCTACTCTTAGCGAAGCAGAAGTTAGCTTAAATTTTAGTTCGCAAATAGGTCGATATAAAGACTATGTATACGCAATATTAACAGTTACCGATGACAAGGTATTATTTCGCCCTCAAAATGCTTTATCGGTTATTGAAAATGATCATATTGAAATAGCAACGCTTGACCAAAACCAAGAATTTTCTCGCTATGTGATAAGTAACCATAGCCCCGGATGGGTTAGCGCATTTAAAATGCCCAAAGCAGATGTAGATACTCCCCCACAAAATGAAACCGCAATACAAGGCCAATGGCAATTAACCAAAGACGGCTATATTGTCGAACTTAGAATTAAAAAAGCATTACTCGGTGAAAAAGTAGGTTTTAGTATTACCGATGTTGACTCATTTAAAAAACCAATTCAAAAGGTTGTTATTGGCACCGCTGATACTCAAAACTCTAATGACTTAGGTACACTTACGGTGCCTTCACCCAAAATTGAAAGTATTATTAAGGCCATGGGGCGCAGCCATTCAAAAATCAGTGTTGTAGATAAGCATCAACAACTGTTAACTGAGCATGGTGATATTCAAAATGCGGCTGGAGATTGGTCTGATAATAATTTCTATCTTGAAAAAGACACTTGGTTTAGTCAAATAAGAGACTTGATCATTAACCCTTTTTATCAATACTTTTTAACTAAACCACCAAAAATATTCACCATTGAACAGTTTGAAAATCGCCGTCATAAAAACCGTCATGTTCAGACAGCAATTGACACCGGGAAGCTAACCTCAATGTGGTGGACCACCAATGATAATAAAGCGGTTATTTTGTCTGCGGCGCATCCGATTTATGTCGACAACCAAGTAAAAGGTGCGGTAATTGTTGAAGAAACAACCCATGGTATTCGCAGCATTCGTAATAAAGCAGTTGAAGGTATATTACTGACCAGTATTTTCATTTATTTATCGGTAGCGGCATTATTTCTATATACCCTAAGGTTGTCATTTCGTATTCGTAAACTACGTAATCAAACCGAAGCCGTAGTTGATGAGCAAGGTAAAATAAAGTCCAACTTACCCTCTACCAAAATAAACGATGAAATTGGTGATTTATCAAAAAGTTTTACCAATATAATTAGCCAACTTGGCCAATATAATAACTATCTACAAAATATGTCTTCACGTTTATCACATGAACTAAAAACGCCAATATCTGTGGTACGTTCATCACTTGAAATGATGGAAAACCAGCAATTACCACAAGACAGTCAAGTTTATATGAAGCGCGCAAAGGATGGTATAAACCGTTTAAATTCAATGTTAATGGCAATGAGTGAAGCAACTCATTTAGAGCAAGCATTGGCAACATCTGAGCGTGGTGAATTTGATCTTGCCGCTTTAGTTGAGGGTTGTAGCCAAAGCTACCAACAAATATATCAGCAACAACAGTTCAATATCAATATTACTAATAAACCCATATTTATTAACGGCTGTGATGAGCATATAGCGCAACTCTTTGATAAGTTAATATCGAACGCTGTTGAATTTAGTAACAACGGTGATGATATTAAGGTTAATTTAGCGCTAGAAAATAGCAAGAAACAGGTTATGTTATCGATAGAAAATAAAGGCACTTTATTACCAGAAAAGATGCAGGCTAATATTTTTGATGCCATGGTTTCTGTGCGTACTGAAGAGCAGAAAAAACAGCCTCATTTAGGCATTGGCTTATATATTTGTAAATTGATCAGCGATTATCACAATGGCACTATCATTGCTGAAAATTTATCAGATAAAAGTGGCGTAAGGTTTATACTTACTTTACCTGTAGCCCGATTAACTTAG
- a CDS encoding class GN sortase: MSNIKFIPVTDLSKLKSIASDQTLFEAKKTENQVEKDQKNLLKLLKTIFVIIALACIVSASYIHIKAYFAQYLLSQAWQQSSADNVEKPWPWFDSHPVAKINFPTLGNEQIVLAGDSGQALAFGPGLSHLSVQPGEEGTLVISGHRDTHFSLLQYLNPTEEVILESISGEQHSYKIHKISVVDIDEVDILQTEYERLLLVTCFPFDSDAANTPLRYIIEALPVEDMPQSTLIAKQGARLMKKYRQNISLTF; the protein is encoded by the coding sequence ATGAGTAATATTAAATTTATTCCAGTTACCGATTTATCGAAGTTAAAGAGCATTGCTTCTGACCAAACACTGTTCGAAGCTAAAAAAACAGAGAATCAAGTTGAGAAAGACCAAAAAAATTTGCTCAAATTATTGAAAACAATATTTGTGATAATTGCTTTAGCTTGTATCGTAAGTGCATCTTATATTCATATTAAAGCGTACTTCGCACAATACCTTTTGAGCCAAGCTTGGCAACAAAGTAGCGCAGACAATGTAGAAAAACCATGGCCTTGGTTTGATAGTCATCCGGTGGCTAAAATTAATTTTCCAACTTTAGGCAATGAGCAAATTGTCCTCGCTGGAGACTCTGGACAGGCATTGGCATTTGGCCCTGGACTAAGCCATTTAAGTGTACAGCCGGGTGAAGAGGGAACATTAGTTATATCTGGGCATAGAGATACTCACTTTAGCCTTCTACAATATTTAAACCCAACGGAAGAAGTGATTCTCGAAAGCATTTCTGGAGAGCAGCATAGTTACAAAATACATAAAATAAGCGTTGTTGATATTGATGAAGTAGACATACTGCAAACTGAATACGAGCGTTTACTACTAGTAACTTGCTTTCCATTTGATAGTGACGCAGCAAATACTCCGTTAAGATATATTATTGAAGCTTTACCTGTTGAAGATATGCCGCAATCGACATTGATAGCTAAGCAAGGGGCGAGGCTGATGAAAAAGTATAGACAGAATATTTCCTTAACGTTTTAG
- a CDS encoding DUF3859 domain-containing protein, with the protein MEKMFLPLNGVMQDSAKLTANNLSLIFWLTWPFILFNIVDPYLLTDLTISNAPAIVIYGIALLLLSAITAFNCHQIFLLKSETKSSLSWLHWGSRNTCFLFKFLQLGVVSTLLFMPMIIVSGLFLVNNYDKHSAYIGLFNFCAMLPVAYFIARFSLVLPDAAVGKQRSLRWSWRVSKGHSLRLFLLLGFIPGVLGFALHSLTEIITNEFIVECIDTLIYLVIALMEVCFLSVSYRYIVNHNADPEKAEMPKPQKMSKAEKLFNSLIVILIISIGTFLFVIKNVETEPYIVSYGLINTDVVDINHLTKDETFFVTRDGYEQSITRISKQIGTEFGIEVYIPKGYSDKPLQVESGFIFPKQGLLDPEQGRIFSDLEIIEFEPGSFQPFSYIIEDDWEAIAGMWKFQLKIDGELTIEKEFLLE; encoded by the coding sequence ATGGAAAAGATGTTTCTACCACTCAATGGCGTTATGCAAGATAGTGCTAAGTTAACCGCAAATAACTTATCGTTAATCTTTTGGCTTACCTGGCCATTTATACTCTTTAATATTGTTGATCCTTATCTGTTAACAGATTTAACCATTTCAAATGCACCAGCGATAGTTATATATGGGATTGCGTTACTTTTACTCTCTGCCATTACAGCTTTTAATTGCCATCAAATATTTCTGCTAAAAAGCGAGACAAAAAGCAGTCTTAGTTGGTTGCACTGGGGAAGTAGAAATACCTGCTTTTTATTTAAGTTCTTACAATTAGGTGTTGTCAGCACCCTGTTATTTATGCCGATGATAATCGTTTCAGGGTTATTTCTTGTGAATAATTACGACAAACATTCTGCCTATATAGGCCTGTTCAACTTTTGTGCAATGCTACCGGTTGCTTATTTTATTGCTCGGTTTTCTTTAGTTCTACCTGATGCCGCGGTTGGCAAGCAACGTTCACTGCGGTGGTCATGGCGAGTGAGCAAAGGGCATAGTCTTAGGTTATTCCTATTATTAGGCTTTATTCCCGGTGTTTTAGGCTTCGCATTACATTCATTAACCGAAATCATTACCAACGAATTTATTGTTGAGTGTATTGATACTTTAATTTATCTCGTTATTGCCTTGATGGAAGTTTGTTTTTTGTCTGTTTCATATCGCTATATTGTCAACCACAATGCTGATCCTGAAAAGGCTGAAATGCCGAAACCGCAAAAAATGTCAAAAGCAGAAAAGCTCTTTAATAGCCTTATAGTGATATTGATAATTTCAATCGGGACGTTTCTGTTTGTTATTAAGAACGTTGAAACCGAGCCCTATATTGTCAGTTATGGCTTAATTAACACCGATGTGGTTGATATCAATCATCTAACAAAAGATGAGACGTTTTTTGTAACCCGTGATGGCTATGAGCAATCGATTACCCGTATATCAAAACAAATTGGCACCGAGTTTGGCATCGAAGTATATATTCCAAAGGGATACTCTGATAAACCGTTGCAGGTCGAGTCAGGTTTTATTTTTCCTAAACAAGGTTTGTTGGACCCAGAACAAGGCCGAATTTTTTCCGATCTTGAAATAATTGAATTTGAACCCGGAAGCTTTCAACCATTTAGTTATATTATTGAAGATGATTGGGAAGCAATCGCCGGTATGTGGAAATTCCAGCTAAAAATTGATGGTGAACTAACCATTGAAAAAGAGTTTTTGCTAGAGTAA